In a single window of the Canis lupus dingo isolate Sandy chromosome 18, ASM325472v2, whole genome shotgun sequence genome:
- the PPP1R32 gene encoding protein phosphatase 1 regulatory subunit 32 isoform X1, giving the protein MMGKLPLGVVSPYVKMSSGGCTDPLKFYATSYCTAYGREEFKPRVGSHEGTGYRSSYRPVVSYHANLDALDNPAMGEQVGHNFQSVTNQSYRPLEVPDGKYPLPWNMHQTNSGYSREKPSTTTPTKEVRKVHFDTQDYGAQAITGLEPKDMPLLHQQQGKGSLEWENAGHGPRFMTSEYNSKYLKEPPNQPDLLQKKSIGAKEETGFTEESPKNPIVFQPPSQTLPGDPVLLPGRSVTRSDFLPMTHPHGDEFLPVLARGSERETGYSRVNERMLNLRVLPSGPEPSSMSHRQFQPPQRVQQTNIALLGRETVGNKEPTGYSLNNPSYVRSPYDPDMDNRYLSTYNQGYFENIPKGLDREGWTRGGIQPQKPGGYALNQPVTRTEPTPNRMESLRRLHPHVGRPLTSADPFYRAESHSSRFTTPN; this is encoded by the exons ATGATGGGGAAACTCCCCTTGGGGGTTGTCTCCCCTTATGTGAAGATGAGTTCGGGGGGCTGCACGGATCCCCTGAAATTCTATGCCACCAGCTACTGTACAGCCTATG GTCGGGAGGAGTTCAAGCCCCGCGTGGGCAGTCACGAAGGCACAGGCTACAGATCCAGTTACCGGCCTGTGGTCTCCTACCATGCCAATCTCGATGCCCTGGACAACCCAGCCATGGG GGAACAGGTTGGCCACAATTTCCAGTCGGTGACCAATCAGAGTTACCGCCCCTTGGAGGTGCCTGATGGCAAATACCCACTGCCCTGGAACATGCACCAAACCAACTCTGGCTACTCTCGGGAAAAGCCCAGCACCACGACCCCTACTAAAGAG GTCAGGAAGGTCCATTTTGATACCCAGGACTATGGGGCACAGGCCATCACAGGGCTGGAGCCCAAAGACATGCCCCTGCTCCACCAGCAGCAGGGCAAGGGCTCGCTGGAGTGGGAGAACGCTGGACAT GGCCCGCGATTCATGACCTCTGAGTATAACTCCAAGTATCTCAAGGAGCCTCCCAACCAGCCAG ATCTCTTGCAGAAGAAATCAATTGGCGCCAAGGAAGAGACTGGCTTCACTGAAGAGTCCCCCAAGAACCCCATTGTCTTCCAGCCGCCCTCCCAGACCCTCCCTGGGGACCCA GTCCTCCTACCTGGCAGGAGTGTCACCAGGTCCGACTTTCTCCCCATGACCCACCCTCAT GGGGACGAGTTCCTGCCTGTGTTGGCCAGAGGATCCGAGCGGGAGACGGGCTACAGCCGAGTGAATGAGAGGATGCTGAACCTCAGG GTGTTGCCTTCAGGCCCAGAACCTAGCAGCATGAGCCACCGGCAGTTCCAGCCCCCACAGCGGGTACAACAGACAAACATTGCCCTGCTGGGCCGGGAGACCGTGGGGAACAAG GAGCCCACGGGGTACAGCCTTAACAACCCCAGCTACGTCCGGAGCCCCTATGACCCCGACATGGACAATCGGTACCTGAGCACCTACAACCAAGG GTACTTTGAGAATATCCCCAAGGGTCTGGACCGAGAAGGCTGGACTCGAGGTGGCATCCAGCCGCAGAAGCCTGGAGGCTATGCCCTCAACCAGCCAGTCACCCGCACGGAGCCCACTCCCAACCGCATGGAGAGCCTTCGGCGCCTGCACCCCCACGTGGGCAG aCCCCTGACCTCTGCAGACCCCTTCTACCGAGCTGAGTCTCATAGCAGCCGCTTCACAACACCAAACTGA
- the PPP1R32 gene encoding protein phosphatase 1 regulatory subunit 32 isoform X2 encodes MMGKLPLGVVSPYVKMSSGGCTDPLKFYATSYCTAYGREEFKPRVGSHEGTGYRSSYRPVVSYHANLDALDNPAMGEQVGHNFQSVTNQSYRPLEVPDGKYPLPWNMHQTNSGYSREKPSTTTPTKEVRKVHFDTQDYGAQAITGLEPKDMPLLHQQQGKGSLEWENAGHGPRFMTSEYNSKYLKEPPNQPDLLQKKSIGAKEETGFTEESPKNPIVFQPPSQTLPGDPGDEFLPVLARGSERETGYSRVNERMLNLRVLPSGPEPSSMSHRQFQPPQRVQQTNIALLGRETVGNKEPTGYSLNNPSYVRSPYDPDMDNRYLSTYNQGYFENIPKGLDREGWTRGGIQPQKPGGYALNQPVTRTEPTPNRMESLRRLHPHVGRPLTSADPFYRAESHSSRFTTPN; translated from the exons ATGATGGGGAAACTCCCCTTGGGGGTTGTCTCCCCTTATGTGAAGATGAGTTCGGGGGGCTGCACGGATCCCCTGAAATTCTATGCCACCAGCTACTGTACAGCCTATG GTCGGGAGGAGTTCAAGCCCCGCGTGGGCAGTCACGAAGGCACAGGCTACAGATCCAGTTACCGGCCTGTGGTCTCCTACCATGCCAATCTCGATGCCCTGGACAACCCAGCCATGGG GGAACAGGTTGGCCACAATTTCCAGTCGGTGACCAATCAGAGTTACCGCCCCTTGGAGGTGCCTGATGGCAAATACCCACTGCCCTGGAACATGCACCAAACCAACTCTGGCTACTCTCGGGAAAAGCCCAGCACCACGACCCCTACTAAAGAG GTCAGGAAGGTCCATTTTGATACCCAGGACTATGGGGCACAGGCCATCACAGGGCTGGAGCCCAAAGACATGCCCCTGCTCCACCAGCAGCAGGGCAAGGGCTCGCTGGAGTGGGAGAACGCTGGACAT GGCCCGCGATTCATGACCTCTGAGTATAACTCCAAGTATCTCAAGGAGCCTCCCAACCAGCCAG ATCTCTTGCAGAAGAAATCAATTGGCGCCAAGGAAGAGACTGGCTTCACTGAAGAGTCCCCCAAGAACCCCATTGTCTTCCAGCCGCCCTCCCAGACCCTCCCTGGGGACCCA GGGGACGAGTTCCTGCCTGTGTTGGCCAGAGGATCCGAGCGGGAGACGGGCTACAGCCGAGTGAATGAGAGGATGCTGAACCTCAGG GTGTTGCCTTCAGGCCCAGAACCTAGCAGCATGAGCCACCGGCAGTTCCAGCCCCCACAGCGGGTACAACAGACAAACATTGCCCTGCTGGGCCGGGAGACCGTGGGGAACAAG GAGCCCACGGGGTACAGCCTTAACAACCCCAGCTACGTCCGGAGCCCCTATGACCCCGACATGGACAATCGGTACCTGAGCACCTACAACCAAGG GTACTTTGAGAATATCCCCAAGGGTCTGGACCGAGAAGGCTGGACTCGAGGTGGCATCCAGCCGCAGAAGCCTGGAGGCTATGCCCTCAACCAGCCAGTCACCCGCACGGAGCCCACTCCCAACCGCATGGAGAGCCTTCGGCGCCTGCACCCCCACGTGGGCAG aCCCCTGACCTCTGCAGACCCCTTCTACCGAGCTGAGTCTCATAGCAGCCGCTTCACAACACCAAACTGA
- the PPP1R32 gene encoding protein phosphatase 1 regulatory subunit 32 isoform X3 produces the protein MGEQVGHNFQSVTNQSYRPLEVPDGKYPLPWNMHQTNSGYSREKPSTTTPTKEVRKVHFDTQDYGAQAITGLEPKDMPLLHQQQGKGSLEWENAGHGPRFMTSEYNSKYLKEPPNQPDLLQKKSIGAKEETGFTEESPKNPIVFQPPSQTLPGDPVLLPGRSVTRSDFLPMTHPHGDEFLPVLARGSERETGYSRVNERMLNLRVLPSGPEPSSMSHRQFQPPQRVQQTNIALLGRETVGNKEPTGYSLNNPSYVRSPYDPDMDNRYLSTYNQGYFENIPKGLDREGWTRGGIQPQKPGGYALNQPVTRTEPTPNRMESLRRLHPHVGRPLTSADPFYRAESHSSRFTTPN, from the exons ATGGG GGAACAGGTTGGCCACAATTTCCAGTCGGTGACCAATCAGAGTTACCGCCCCTTGGAGGTGCCTGATGGCAAATACCCACTGCCCTGGAACATGCACCAAACCAACTCTGGCTACTCTCGGGAAAAGCCCAGCACCACGACCCCTACTAAAGAG GTCAGGAAGGTCCATTTTGATACCCAGGACTATGGGGCACAGGCCATCACAGGGCTGGAGCCCAAAGACATGCCCCTGCTCCACCAGCAGCAGGGCAAGGGCTCGCTGGAGTGGGAGAACGCTGGACAT GGCCCGCGATTCATGACCTCTGAGTATAACTCCAAGTATCTCAAGGAGCCTCCCAACCAGCCAG ATCTCTTGCAGAAGAAATCAATTGGCGCCAAGGAAGAGACTGGCTTCACTGAAGAGTCCCCCAAGAACCCCATTGTCTTCCAGCCGCCCTCCCAGACCCTCCCTGGGGACCCA GTCCTCCTACCTGGCAGGAGTGTCACCAGGTCCGACTTTCTCCCCATGACCCACCCTCAT GGGGACGAGTTCCTGCCTGTGTTGGCCAGAGGATCCGAGCGGGAGACGGGCTACAGCCGAGTGAATGAGAGGATGCTGAACCTCAGG GTGTTGCCTTCAGGCCCAGAACCTAGCAGCATGAGCCACCGGCAGTTCCAGCCCCCACAGCGGGTACAACAGACAAACATTGCCCTGCTGGGCCGGGAGACCGTGGGGAACAAG GAGCCCACGGGGTACAGCCTTAACAACCCCAGCTACGTCCGGAGCCCCTATGACCCCGACATGGACAATCGGTACCTGAGCACCTACAACCAAGG GTACTTTGAGAATATCCCCAAGGGTCTGGACCGAGAAGGCTGGACTCGAGGTGGCATCCAGCCGCAGAAGCCTGGAGGCTATGCCCTCAACCAGCCAGTCACCCGCACGGAGCCCACTCCCAACCGCATGGAGAGCCTTCGGCGCCTGCACCCCCACGTGGGCAG aCCCCTGACCTCTGCAGACCCCTTCTACCGAGCTGAGTCTCATAGCAGCCGCTTCACAACACCAAACTGA
- the LRRC10B gene encoding leucine-rich repeat-containing protein 10B: MGVAESTPDALPSGAEEQLRSGEQQLELSGGRLRRLPGAVCALSRLQKLYVSGTGLRELPEEIEELRELRILALDSNKLERLPDGLCRLPRLTRLYLGGNRLLALPADFAQLQSLRCLWIEGNFLRRFPRPLLRLAALQSLQMGDNRLRALPAELPRMTGLRGLWLYGNRFEEFPPALLRMGRLHILDLDRNRLGGFPDLHPLRALRVFSYDHNPVTGPPRVADTVFLVGEGAVERMAERDEPTPRPPPRRAARALEDEDEEDLLGGSSGSRALGPPAGSRPALEAAPGPGT, from the coding sequence ATGGGCGTCGCCGAGTCCACGCCGGACGCGCTGCCGTCGGGCGCGGAGGAGCAGCTGCGCAGCGGCGAGCAGCAGCTGGAGCTGAGCGGGGGGCGGCTGCGGCGGCTGCCCGGCGCCGTGTGCGCGCTGAGCCGCCTGCAGAAGCTCTACGTGAGCGGCACGGGGCTGCGCGAGCTGCCCGAGGAGATCGAGGAGCTGCGCGAGCTGCGCATCCTGGCGCTCGACTCCAACAAGCTGGAGCGCCTGCCCGACGGCCTGTGTCGCCTGCCGCGCCTCACGCGCCTCTACCTGGGCGGCAACCGGCTGCTGGCGCTGCCCGCGGACTTCGCGCAGCTGCAGAGCCTGCGCTGCCTCTGGATCGAGGGCAACTTCCTGCGGCGCTTCCCGCGGCCGCTCCTGCGCCTGGCGGCGCTGCAGTCGCTGCAGATGGGCGACAACCGGCTGCGCGCGCTGCCCGCCGAGCTGCCGCGCATGACGGGCCTGCGCGGCCTGTGGCTCTACGGCAACCGCTTCGAGGAGTTCCCGCCCGCGCTGCTGCGCATGGGCCGCCTGCACATCCTCGACCTGGACCGCAACCGCCTGGGCGGCTTCCCCGACCTGCACCCGCTGCGCGCGCTGCGCGTCTTCTCCTACGACCACAACCCGGTCACCGGGCCCCCGCGCGTCGCCGACACCGTCTTCCTCGTGGGCGAGGGCGCCGTCGAGCGAATGGCCGAGCGCGACGAGCCCacgccccggccgccgccccggCGCGCGGCTCGGGCCTtggaggacgaggacgaggaggaCCTGCTGGGGGGCAGCAGTGGCTCCCGGGCTCTGGGGCCTCCCGCGGGCAGCCGGCCTGCCCTGGAAGCCGCCCCAGGACCGGGCACCTGA